The following is a genomic window from Solanum lycopersicum chromosome 6, SLM_r2.1.
ACTCTATGCTTTTCTTCGTCACTCCAAAATTCAGCCCTTTGAGACAATtcaaaatttatctaaatataAGTAGTCTAGTATAGCAAATTTTTAAAACggttaataatttaaaaataaaattaataattttctttaaaatttaaagatattttcgattattattatttttttaaaatgttaacgTTCCCCCACCGTTTCAGAAATGTTAATGTCCCACAATTATTATGAGAATGAATTGCCATTTGTCGTGGTAGTAGAATAGATTAATTGAGTAAAGGCATTGTATTTCTTCAAATATGATACACAACAAAGTAAAAAAAGGACTTTTTCAAGAAGTTGTTAACTAATTGGACattttccttttgaaaattagGAAGGATTGTTTGAGATATTACGTGAAAATATTAGAAGcatacatataaaatgaaagagTTAAGGGGTAATTATGGTAAATATttgggttttcttttatttttaccaGATAATACTGTtcatcaaaactaaaataaaatcctaagtaaaatttgttcatgtatattttaataaaattttaaataaggaATTCACGCATTTGGTTAAAAAAGAGTATAGGTATACTTTGTAACTGTTTAATAGGAATGAACAAAATTACTTAATGAAAAGACATCTTTTTACATGTTTggcaaaatatatttgatttacgAACACttacatatattaatttattatcctTAATTTCTTTATAAGATATATTTAAAGAAATGGGTGAGAGAATTACACGGTGAAAAATCAAACACTCACCAACaaaacaaaagtttaagttgtCAACCAATTAAGTAAGTTATTACTGTCCTCAACACAACTTTGCGTCCAATTCACTAATACACCATCACAAGCTCCTATAATTTTTCATAAGAGGAGGTATCTCTAACTAGCTATATAACAAATGTGCAAAATAATAGTCAAAACAGTGGTACTTGTTAAAAATTTAACACTAGATTTTGTTTTGTATGAAATCTTGGAACAGTACAAATATATAAGATGTTGCTGACTGTGTGTTGTTAGTGCTGAGAAGTGTAACAATGTTGTTGCATAAGAAAAATCACTCCACCTGCAACTGTTCATTGGCCTGAAAACAGAAATGTGAAGAGCAACTCAAATTGGTTCATTATAAACTAAACCTGCAGAATCAGTTATATGTAAATGAAGGGAAGGATAGAAAGGCGATTGATGTGATCAGTTGGACATTCATCAACATATTATAGAAACATTCTGTGTCCTAAATCATGGTTAAATACCAAACAGATACGCCACTACAACAGTTTAGGAGAGTCCGCAAAAAGCACTTCgaaaattctcatttttcacACCTTTAAAGGAGTTTGATTTCTGGACTGAAATTTGAAGCTTTAAATCAACCAAATCAAACACAAGATATACCTTAAGACATAATTTCCTTCCTTTCTCTAATGTGGTAAAGGAGAGACAATGAGGTTCAGGGCTGGCATGCAAAAAGAGCAAGGTCACAGCTATTAATGTCGAACATACCATAGTTTTGATGCACCTTTGTGAATTTGTGGATGGCTTTTAAGAGGGAACCAAATTCCATGGACTTCAAGGTCCCCATATGTCTGCAGCCAAAAATGAATAGTTTCAGATCCAAAACCCTTTTGAAACATGTACAAAAAATAGTGCATACTCACTCAAGTAACATTAGCAAATTTCCAACCAAGATTCTACCTCAaggaaaatatggaaaaatattcaaataaggGCTAACTTTTACTAGGTTTGTGAAATTGAGAGCATCTTGTACCCTCCTAATCCGATTTGTTGATTACTGATTCCgggtaacccaacaagaataaattcataaatacaaGCTACAGATGCATGGGTGCTGTCATAATGTAACTGTTTGAGACTATACCGCAGTGGCAGTACCTTCAAAGAATCAAAGCAAATGAGAAtggaaataaaacataatttccaaagctaaAAACATTATCTGGAGTCTGTGGTGCCAAAGATGAGCAAAAAATGTTGTGTTTCTGCACGAATAAACTTACACGATCTCAGTGTACCGGATTCTCCATGCTGGGAAACCCATGTGACATCTCACAGGACCATAGACGAATAAAAGATCAGGCTCTGGTCCCCCATAACCTGTAGGTTTGATAATTTATCACGTATATAGAAAGACACCATTCAAGCAAAGATGAAAAATTCATATTGATGAATACATCAGGCAAACAGGGAGGAGGAAGATAAATCAACAGACCTACAGCTTGTAGCGCCTCAGACATGTCAGACTCTGTAAAATTCGGCTTTTCTGGTTTTGTGCTAGCATAATGCTTGGCAAAGAGTAAATTAGCTGCTTTGGCCACTGCAGGTTTTGAATCAGCAAAAGAGACAAATTCCAGGTCTACATGCTTCTGGCACAGAAGGGTATCGGCAAAGGAAACAAACTTcagtcattagtgacatagtaTGTAAATTTACTTTAAACTGAGAACCTTAATGACATTTGCATATTATGTAAATTTACTTTAAACTGAGACCTTAATGACATTTGCAGTATAACatataaacttaattttaacaatattgGCTCTTTGTCACTTCCCACCCACCCCCTTACCTCAATATAACCAAAAAGGGAGAGGAAATAacgtaaaaattatataaagaatctgaacttattttatttaccaTTTCTCATTCTTCTTCAACATCCAGGTTCATAGtcattacaattgaaaataacaGCGGGACAATTCATGAGTTCAAATTGGCATCATTTgctaaaaagaagagaaaatgtcCTAGGCACGTCTGAAGGTCTTTGTTTTTTCTCTGACCTTACTATTATACATAACATAATGAAAATTACTAGTGATAAAATCTTCTGAGTAGGTTAGTATCATTGGACTAGATAGAGACATCTTTGAAAATAATACATCCTGGATCCAGAAAATGTACAAAATATGTCATTGTCCAGATGAAAAAATGTACACCGACCCCTATCCTGAATGCCTTTGTGCTTTCCGAGAGTCAACAGTCTAATATTCTGAAATGAGAAAATTTTAACTCACAGTATTGTTTATATAGTTTTTCAATCTCTAACTTCTCAAATGACGAGCTGTCAAATTTATTTGCGGAATTCAAGGACATCAGCTAGAGCACATGTCACATAGATTTGCAGGTGGTACTGTCAGGATTTGATTCCCAACAAGAATGATGCTTCATGTGAATAGACCAggacttaaatttttttaatgaagataaaggtaatgtaatttttttaatgaagatAAAGGTAATGTATACTGAAATGCAAGAAGTAACAGAAACATAAGTCTAAAACTAGCCAGGAACTTGACAATACCTCAACCAAAGTCCCATGATCCGATCCTTCAACAATGGCTTTCTGGGACTTGTTCAGTCCTTCAATAATAGCTGTCTGGGACTTTTTCAGCACTCCTACAATAAGCAATGACTGTGGGAATCATATTTTTAGCAAAGTCTTGTAGATGCATCAGAAAGCACATGAACAAGCtggtaattaattttttgacaaCCTTACCTTCTCGATCATAGAGACAGATGCTTTTTAAACCAACAGACGCAAGCCAACACAATAATTCAAGAACTTTTGAAGTTTCACGAGCTTCTTCACTGTCAATCACAACAGCCAGATAGCGCACTTTACTAATGTTAACGGCATTGTAACTCTTTAGCAGCCCACTAGAAATAAGGGTATTCTCAACCATACGAGCTATGCCTAATACAGAGTACCAAACATTGATGATCAAGTGTAAGATGAGCCAGACCAAATGAAGCACAAGGTTACCACACTGAAAAGAAGTCCAAAACCAAAAGTGAGCTAATATAGTGACATCAAGAAAAAATGAACATTATGCTCctttttaacaaaaagaaatctTTGAACTATAATATCCCTACAGCTCATAGCCTAATAACCCAAAAAGGTTAAAAGAGTGACTGAGGAATGGGACTACTACATTAGcaatattgttttaaaattaaagagctCCGATGTATGATATATAACTTCCACTGCAACCATAGGTGGGCAGTGTTGAGTCCTTAGTAAATGAATTAAATTCAGCCACAATTTGATGCCATTGATATATTTGTGAATCACATATTTCATGTTTTACTGCTTAATCTAAAAGAACATGAATGTGGTACTTTGTAAAACAAGGAATTGGTTTAGTGTGACCAAAGACCCAAAAACTAAACTCAATCTGAAGCTCAACGGTTAGCTCTTGCTGGATAACGTAGGTTGTCAAATCAACTTTTTACCACCACAAACCAAATCAAAATTTCACAATGTAGTTCATTTGTTGATGATCCATAGGAAGCACTACATACTTTTGAAGATATACAGTTTAGCCtttgaaatttctattttttctttttgaaatagatCCTTTGAAATGTCTAGTTCTTCAAAGATTCTTTATACTTATTGAGCTAGACTAGAATATATGTATCTACTAATATATAAGAGACTTAAAACAAAACTACCGCAGGAACGGAATTGCTTTCAGGAAATTAGAGAGACAGAGGAATTGTAGAATTATTCTCCAACAGATACTTAGAATCAATTTGGATAGTGAAGTAAACACTACTTCAAATATTTAACAAGAAAGGGATCAATTATACTTGACACTAGAATAAAGAATTTACAACAGGAAAACTAAGCAATGAAACAGTAACAAAGAAGGAGATGAGATGCCAGAAGAATTGGAGGTAAGAAGCATACACTTTGCCTTAAGCACAATACACAATCGACTCCTCTGCTTGactaatatttttctatttaaatgtATTCTCTCCATCACCATTCGGTTCACACCTCCACAGGGGCATATTACATATATGTATTAGGTTCCCAACATACAAGAATATTAACCAAAATTCTGATGGCTTACCACAGATGTCCAGCTTAGAATCTTCTGCACCTCATTTCCTAAGCCCATTGATCTGCAATACTTCAAGAAATATaggtgaaaataaataaattgctGCAGTTTCCCCGGCAAGGTAGTGATAGTAATTATCACCAATCACACATACAAGAAAAGATAAAAGCAAAACTTTGTACTATCTGAAATTGATTTTAACCCAAACAAGAAAACACCATAGCAATATGCAAAATATCAAACTCTGGCAATTTGAGAGTGAGAAGCTTACAACAAACACctaaactttaaattatttttcctccAATAAAATAAACCCAGTCCAAGAAAGTCTAACAGAAAATGATTTGATCTCGCGTGATCTTCCTCTGCCTCTCTCTAGATTGATGAAATTTCCACACCTAATCATCTAGGCATAGGCAACTGCTTGGCTGTCCATTTCTTTCAGCGGAATAAGTGGATATAGTTTTGTGGGGGAGAAGAAGAAATGTCCAAAATGTCTAATGTACACCCTCCGTTCCAGGGGCGGAGCCAGCCTTTTGTTAGGGCTTCGTCCGAACTCTTTTTGGcggaaaatattactatttatacatagataaaattatttatttaagtaaatATTAGATGTTAGCACCTTaatttgtgtttaatttttcagattttgaatCAATGCTCCGTCCTGTATTAGTTTTCCATCTTTCTATAAAAAATACTACTACTTCGTATTaatttacaacaacaacaaaataatccCACAAGTTAGATTTGGTAGAGATAGAGTGTATGTAAACATTACCGGGTAGTGTTgaacaaaattatcaaaacatcTAAGCACGTAGAAAGGTTGTTCgaacaaaattatgaaaacacTTAACTCAACATAAAACAATACATTTAAATTGAATGTAGTAGCAGCCAGCAGGCAGTAGAGGCCAGGACCAACAATCAATACCATTTAACTCCTAGCAGTAGGTACTAGGCAGTAGTTCAGAACCATTTTTGAACATCCAATTAGTAACAATCAATTACTAATAGttaaaatcaccaaaaaaaaaaaaaaaacacttgcCGAGTTTCTTATCcgataaataatgaaattgagCAGCGATCCCATACAAAAAGCAGCACTCAGCAACACTATCCAAAAAAGAACACTATCAGGCAGCAACCTGCTGGTCGCCGACGGGAGACGAGCACGAGAGAGACTAAGAAGA
Proteins encoded in this region:
- the LOC101250227 gene encoding CPT-binding protein isoform X4, which translates into the protein MGLGNEVQKILSWTSVCGNLVLHLVWLILHLIINVWYSVLGIARMVENTLISSGLLKSYNAVNISKVRYLAVVIDSEEARETSKVLELLCWLASVGLKSICLYDREGVLKKSQTAIIEGLNKSQKAIVEGSDHGTLVEHVDLEFVSFADSKPAVAKAANLLFAKHYASTKPEKPNFTESDMSEALQAVGYGGPEPDLLFVYGPVRCHMGFPAWRIRYTEIVHMGTLKSMEFGSLLKAIHKFTKVHQNYGQ
- the LOC101250227 gene encoding CPT-binding protein isoform X3, coding for MGSLLNFIIYRIRNSYCRSMGLGNEVQKILSWTSVCGNLVLHLVWLILHLIINVWYSVLGIARMVENTLISSGLLKSYNAVNISKVRYLAVVIDSEEARETSKVLELLCWLASVGLKSICLYDREGVLKKSQTAIIEGLNKSQKAIVEGSDHGTLVEKHVDLEFVSFADSKPAVAKAANLLFAKHYASTKPEKPNFTESDMSEALQAVGYGGPEPDLLFVYGPVRCHMGFPAWRIRYTEIVHMGTLKSMEFGSLLKAIHKFTKVHQNYGQ
- the LOC101250227 gene encoding CPT-binding protein — protein: MGLGNEVQKILSWTSVCGNLVLHLVWLILHLIINVWYSVLGIARMVENTLISSGLLKSYNAVNISKVRYLAVVIDSEEARETSKVLELLCWLASVGLKSICLYDREGVLKKSQTAIIEGLNKSQKAIVEGSDHGTLVEKHVDLEFVSFADSKPAVAKAANLLFAKHYASTKPEKPNFTESDMSEALQAVGYGGPEPDLLFVYGPVRCHMGFPAWRIRYTEIVHMGTLKSMEFGSLLKAIHKFTKVHQNYGQ
- the LOC101250227 gene encoding CPT-binding protein isoform X1, encoding MGSLLNFIIYRIRNSYCRSMGLGNEVQKILSWTSVCGNLVLHLVWLILHLIINVWYSVLGIARMVENTLISSGLLKSYNAVNISKVRYLAVVIDSEEARETSKVLELLCWLASVGLKSICLYDREGVLKKSQTAIIEGLNKSQKAIVEGSDHGTLVEHVDLEFVSFADSKPAVAKAANLLFAKHYASTKPEKPNFTESDMSEALQAVGYGGPEPDLLFVYGPVRCHMGFPAWRIRYTEIVHMGTLKSMEFGSLLKAIHKFTKVHQNYGQ
- the LOC101250227 gene encoding CPT-binding protein isoform X5, with product MVENTLISSGLLKSYNAVNISKVRYLAVVIDSEEARETSKVLELLCWLASVGLKSICLYDREGVLKKSQTAIIEGLNKSQKAIVEGSDHGTLVEKHVDLEFVSFADSKPAVAKAANLLFAKHYASTKPEKPNFTESDMSEALQAVGYGGPEPDLLFVYGPVRCHMGFPAWRIRYTEIVHMGTLKSMEFGSLLKAIHKFTKVHQNYGQ